The following coding sequences lie in one bacterium BMS3Abin14 genomic window:
- a CDS encoding pyruvate formate lyase II activase translates to MKIGGFQPFALSDFPGRVAAVIFVQGCNFQCPFCHNGPLIPPNPPSVDLMPRKLVTEFLALRADKLDGVVISGGEPLLQPDLGEFLKELKYLGLDVKIDTNGSRPDVLWKLIGESLVDYIAMDIKAPLELYARLAGVKVDEEKILQSIHLIAGSGVPHEFRTTNVESLLSTRDIEKIRSLIPDGSSYRIQKFRKKTAMESLLH, encoded by the coding sequence ATGAAAATAGGCGGCTTTCAGCCGTTTGCTCTGAGCGATTTTCCCGGAAGAGTTGCGGCTGTTATTTTTGTACAGGGATGTAATTTCCAGTGTCCATTCTGCCACAATGGGCCATTAATTCCGCCGAATCCTCCATCGGTGGATCTGATGCCCCGAAAGTTGGTGACAGAATTTCTTGCCCTGAGGGCGGACAAGCTGGATGGCGTAGTAATCAGTGGAGGTGAACCGTTACTTCAGCCTGACCTGGGGGAGTTCCTGAAGGAACTTAAGTATTTGGGGCTCGATGTAAAAATCGACACCAATGGAAGTAGACCGGATGTGCTCTGGAAATTGATCGGTGAAAGCCTTGTTGACTACATTGCCATGGACATCAAGGCACCGCTTGAATTGTATGCCCGTCTGGCAGGCGTAAAGGTTGATGAGGAAAAAATCCTCCAAAGCATCCACCTTATAGCCGGAAGCGGAGTCCCCCATGAGTTTCGAACAACAAACGTGGAGTCCCTGCTGTCAACGCGTGATATAGAGAAAATCCGTTCTCTGATTCCGGATGGATCATCATATCGGATCCAGAAGTTCCGAAAAAAAACGGCCATGGAGAGTCTGCTTCACTAG